ATTCAACTAAAAAACAGCCCAAAATTGCTTTGCCTTTGGATCTTTCAAAACTTAGCCCATTTTCAAAAAAGGTTCTAGAGGCTTTACAAATGATTTCTTTTGGACAGACTAAGACATATGCACAAATTGCACAAAAAATAGGATGTAGGGCTTTTCGTGCCGTTGGAAATGCATGTCATGACAATCCTTTCCCTATCATCATTCCCTGCCATCGCGTGGTTGCCAAAACACATCTTGGTGGTTTTGCCTACGGAAAGGAGTTCAAACGTGCCTTACTTAAATTTGAAACCTGAGTTTCTAAGTTTATTTCACTCATTCTCAGGGAGATAACTCTGTCTTCTCTTGGCTTTACCTTGAGAATAGCCTTTTGACCATTCCTTGCGGTAAAAATCCCAAGAATTTAAGAGAATCTCCTCGTGACACTGAATAAACTAAACTTAGAAACTCAGGTTTGAAGGATGTGTTTAAGAGCAGAGGATAAATTTGGATAGGCAAATGTAAATCCAAGATCTTGGAGTTTTTTGGGTATAATTGTGGTTTTGCATAGCACCGTCACTTCGGCAAATTCTTTGAACATGGCTTTAAAAATCCACGCAGGATAGCGCAACCACAAGGGACGTTTTAATGTTTGAGCTAAGCTTTTTGAAAATTCATAGTTTGTGATGTGTTCTTTCGAAACAATATTGACAGGTCCTTGGATTTTGGTTT
This genomic window from Chlamydiota bacterium contains:
- the ogt gene encoding Methylated-DNA--protein-cysteine methyltransferase, constitutive: MFVMQVVTSKDLIEKITLIASNKTYVDTHHPEIKKKLEAWLDCYSTKKQPKIALPLDLSKLSPFSKKVLEALQMISFGQTKTYAQIAQKIGCRAFRAVGNACHDNPFPIIIPCHRVVAKTHLGGFAYGKEFKRALLKFET